The region GCGGCGCAGTCGATCAAAAGTTCTGCGATAAGGCGCAAGGCACTCTGTTGCCGGGCCTGGCGTTGCGCTTCTTGATCCGTAATCAGCCGCTGCAGGGCGTCACGCGAATGTTCCAGCAATAACGCCAGGCTTTCATACAGGCGACGTTCGCCATCTTCAGGAGGTGCCACGCTGTCAAAGCGCACCAGCGCATGCAGGCCCAGCCGGGCCAGGGCGTCGCGCCATTCGGGTTCGCGGTGCTGCGGGCTGCTGACAAAATTGAGCACCGGCAACAGCGGCTTGCCGCAACTGGCCAGGACGCTGAGCTCGTCACGGTATTTGGCCAGCACCGGTTCGCGGGCATCGATCACGTACAGCCCGGCATCCGAAGCCAGCAGTTGGCGCAGGACTTTGGCTTCTTGTTCAAACCGCTGCCGGGCCTCGCTGCCGTCCAGAAAGCGTGCCACCCGGGCCGGGCCATCGAGGCGTTCGCCGGGGCGGTCAAGGCGCTCCAGGTAGTCGAGCAGGGCAATGGCGTCTTCCAGCCCCGGCGTGTCGTACAGCTCCAGCAGCGGGGTACCGTCCACTGATAGGCGTGCGCCTTCGACATGGCGTGTGGTACTGGGGCGATGGGACACCTCGCCGAACCCGACATCGCGGGTCAGCGTACGCAGCAATGAGGTTTTACCGACATTGGTGTGGCCGACCACGGCCAGCGTCAATGGCTTAGTCATGGCCTGTCTCCAGCCAGTTCAAAGGAAGGCTGGTGGCGAAGGGCAACCCCAGTTGTTTCAGTGCGGTGTGCCAGTCGCCAAGGCGGTCAGCGTCGAGCGCTTGGCCGGGCGGGGCTTGCAACAGCCATACACGGGTGTCCGCCGCACTGCGCGACAGTTCGCCAATCAATGCCAGGCTGCCGCGATCCGGCGAGCGGCGCGGGTCGCAGGCGATCACCAGGCGGGCAGGGGGAAAGCGGGTCATTTGCTCCAGCAACTTTTGCCGGGATTCGCGGCTGTCGAGAATGCCTGCGTCCATGATCGCGTCAGGTAGCTTCGGCGGCCAAGGGTGCTGATCATCCAGCTCGATGGCCACGATCAAGGCGCCATTGGCGTGCAAGTCGGTGTGCCCGGCCTGCACGTCGGGCAATTGCTCGGGGGCGATGTCATTGACGCCCAGACGTTCGCTGCTGGGCATCAAGCGTTCGCGCAATGGGCTATAGCCGGGAAGACTCAGGTCCAGTTGCAGCGCATTGCGCCCGGTTATCCAGCGCCACGCGCAAAAAGCGCAGAGCAGCAGGCGCGGGATCACGCCATAGACAAGCAGTACGCCCACCAGCCAGATCGCCCAAGCCTGACGCAACAGTTCGGAATTGTAGCTGGTGTCATTGCTGACGCGGATCATCTCCGCGGTGGGTACGTTGAAGCCCAGTAAACCGGGCAGGGCGCCAAGGGCACGGGTCACGGTGACGAACACGTCGGCGCCGAGAATCGTGGTTTCCCAGATGAAGCCGTAGCGGCGGGTGGCCATGAGCAACAGCATCATCACCAGCGCGCTGAGCATCGCCAGCAGCCACAGGCCATTGACCAGCGTGCCGAGCGCCCAGCGATTGAGCTTGCGCCGTTGCAGCAACAGCAGCAGGGCGGGCGCCAATTGCGCGGCTTTAGCATCGCGCGCGAGTTTTTCGCTGAGCCACAACCACACGCGACCGAGGCTGGCGCCCTGTTCACCGGCGAACAGCAGGCTCAGGCCCCAACTCACGAGTAATACCAGATTGAGCCCGAGCAAGCTGCCCAGCGCCCAGAACACATTGACCGGGCCCTGGCCGTCACCCAGCGCGGCGAAGGCCAGCCCGGCGCCGCTGAGTATGGCGAGGACAACCAGAACCAGCAGCGCCAGGCGTGCGCCCTGCAGCCAATGCTGCAGGGCGCCGAGCAAACCATCACGCTCGGCCAGCCACAAGGCTCGGGTTTGCAGGCGCGCGGCGAGGTCGCCGCCAGCGCTGCGGGCATGACGGTTGGCTTCAAGGTCATCCAGCGGGCCGGCATGTTCTTCGCGCAAGCGCACGGTTTCGGTCAGCCAGAGGCGTTGCAGTGGGGAAAGTTGAGTCACGCGACATTCCATTCAAGTGAGCCGTGAGCATAACCGCTGTTACGTCGGGCAGGGTACTGCCTGCAGGGATGGCTCTGGTATCCTCGCCGGCATGAAAAAAACTCTCCCCCTCAGCCTGATCGCAGCCCTCGGTGAAAACCGCGTGATCGGCGTCGACAACAGCATGCCGTGGCATTTGCCGGCGGATTTCAAATATTTCAAGGCCACCACCTTGGGCAAGCCGATCATCATGGGTCGCAAAACCTGGGATTCCCTGGGTCGCCCGTTGCCCGGTCGGCTGAACCTTGTGGTCAGTCGTCAGACCGACTTGCAGCTCGAAGGTGCCGAAGTGTTTGCCACACTTGAGGCCGCCGTTGAGCGCGCGCAAGCGTGGGCACACGAGCAGGGCGTGAGCGAGGTAATGCTGATTGGCGGTGCGCAGCTGTACACCCAGGGCCTGGCAGATGCCGACCGGTTGTACCTGACGCGAGTGGGCCTGAGCCCGAAAGGCGACGCGTGGTTCCCTGAGTTTGATCAGGCGCAGTGGACGCTGGTATCGCAAGAGCAGCATGCAGCGGCGGATGACAAGCCGGCATTCAGCTTTGAGGTCTGGGAAAGGGCTTGAAGTAGCCACATACCCTGCAGGAGCGAGCAAGCCCGCTCCTGCAGGGGCACAGGCGTGCAGGGCTTAGGCGTGCGCCAGGTCCCCATGATCGTCTTCGGCCAGAATGGCCTTGTCGGTCTGGTTCATGATCTGGCTGGTCACCGTGCCCGCCACCATCGCACCGCTGACGTTCAATGCGGTACGACCCATGTCGATCAACGGTTCGACCGAGATCAACAGCGCGACCAGCGACACCGGCAAGCCCATGGCTGGCAGCACGATCAGTGCGGCGAAGGTCGCCCCGCCACCCACACCCGCCACACCGGCCGAACTCAGGGTCACAATCGCCACCAGTGTCGCGATCCACAGCGGATCCAGCGGGTTGATGCCCACGGTAGGCGCTACCATCACCGCCAGCATTGCCGGGTACAAGCCTGCACAGCCGTTCTGGCCAATGGTCGCGCCAAAGGAGGCGGCAAAGCTGGCGATGGACGCCGGGATGCCCAGGCGGCTGGTTTGTGCCTCAATGCTCAGCGGAATGCTGGCTGCGCTCGAACGGCTGGTGAATGCAAACGTCAGAACCGGCCACACCTTGCGGAAGAATCGCAGCGGGCTGATACCGGACAGCGACACGATCAAGGCGTGAACCATGAACATCAACGCCAGGCCGATATAAGACACCACCACAAAACTGCCCAGCTTGATGATGTCCTGCAGGTTGGATGTGGCGACCACTTTGGTCATCAAGGCCAGCACGCCGTACGGGGTCAGTTTCATGACCAGACGTACCAGACGCATCACCCAGCCTTGCAGGGTGTCGATCGCGTTCAGTACCTTGCTGCCTTTTTCCGGTTCATCCTTGAGCAATTGCAGGGCGGCGACGCCCAGGAACGCCGCGAAAATCACCACGCTGATGATCGACGTAGGTTTGGCCCGTGCCAGATCGGCAAAGGGGTTCTGGGGGATGAACGACAGCAGCAATTGCGGCACATTCAGGTCTGCGACCTTGCCTGCGTAATCGCTCTGGATAACTTGCAGGCGGCTCATTTCAGCTGCGCCCGCCACCAGTCCGTCAGCGGTCAGACCGAAGAGGTTGGTCAGGCCGATGCCCACCAACGCTGCGATCATGGTGGTGAACAGCAGCGTACCGATGGTCAAGAAGCTGATTTTACCCAGCGACGAAGCGTTATGCAGGCGCGCCACGGCACTCAGGATCGAAGCGAACACCAACGGGATCACGATCATTTGCAGCAGTTGCACGTAGCCACTGCCGACCAGATCGAACCAGCCAATGGAGGTTTTCAAGGTCGGGTTTTCGGCACCGTAGATCAGGTGCAGGCCCAGACCAAAGACGACACCGACGACCAGTGCCAGCAGGACTTTTTTCGCCAGGCTCCACGCGGTGTGACGGGTCAGCGACAAGCCGAACAGCAACGCGAGGAACACCAGCAGATTGAGGATCAGCGGGAAATTCATGAAAGCTCCGAGGGGCGACTTGTACCAGTCTTTGGCTGCAACAATAGCGAACCGGAAATCCTAACAGGTTGATATATCTACAAATATACCGATGTGGAATGAAGACCTAGGTTTTTGGAATAAGACATTGGCGCAGACAAGACGATAGCGGTCGTGTCCGAGTTAAAAAATGTCATGCCGGTTTGTTAGCGTCGATGCCTTTAACGAGGAGCATAGCTGATGAAACTGACTGCCAAGTTGATCGCTGTAACCCTTTGTCTGGGCCTTACGGGCCAGGCGTTGGCCACCGAGCTCAAGCACTGGCCCGCCGACCAGGCGAAACAGTTGGAAGCCATGATTGCTGCCAACGCGAACAAAGGTAACTTCGCGGTCTTTGACATGGATAACACCAGCTATCGCAACGATCTCGAAGAAGCGTTGTTACCTTATATGGAAAACAAGGGCCTGATCACCCGAGAAAGCCTCGACCCGTCACTTAAACTCATCCCGTTCAAAGACACCGCCGACCATAAAGAAAGCCTGTTCAGTTACTACTACCGCCTGTGCGAAGTGGACGACATGGTGTGCTACCCGTGGGTGGCGCAGGTGTTTTCCGGTTTCACCCTGCAGGAACTCAAAGGCTACGTGGATGAGCTGATGGCCTCGGGCAAGCCGGTGCCGGTGACGTACTTTGAGGGTGATGCGCTCAAGACCTCCGAAATCCAGCCACCCAAGGTGTTTACCGGTCAGGTCGAGTTGTTCAACAAACTCATGGAAAACGGCATTGAGGTCTACGTGATGACCGCCGCCTCGGAAGAGCTGGTGCGCATGGTCGCGGCTGATCCCAAGTACG is a window of Pseudomonas taetrolens DNA encoding:
- a CDS encoding GTPase/DUF3482 domain-containing protein, whose product is MTKPLTLAVVGHTNVGKTSLLRTLTRDVGFGEVSHRPSTTRHVEGARLSVDGTPLLELYDTPGLEDAIALLDYLERLDRPGERLDGPARVARFLDGSEARQRFEQEAKVLRQLLASDAGLYVIDAREPVLAKYRDELSVLASCGKPLLPVLNFVSSPQHREPEWRDALARLGLHALVRFDSVAPPEDGERRLYESLALLLEHSRDALQRLITDQEAQRQARQQSALRLIAELLIDCAACRRSVVNDKAVEQQAIGELRQAVRQREQRCVEALLKLYGFRTSDAAAGDLPLLDGRWGDDLFNPETLKQLGVRVGSGIAAGAAAGAGVDLMVGGLTLGAAALAGAIAGGALQTARSYGSRLLGKFKGQRELTVDDSVLRLLALRQRQLVHALNARGHAAVDSIKVAMPQDKTWREGKLPEALNKARAHPQWSSLNPHPKLSQTERQEQIEALTEQI
- a CDS encoding DUF2868 domain-containing protein; the encoded protein is MTQLSPLQRLWLTETVRLREEHAGPLDDLEANRHARSAGGDLAARLQTRALWLAERDGLLGALQHWLQGARLALLVLVVLAILSGAGLAFAALGDGQGPVNVFWALGSLLGLNLVLLVSWGLSLLFAGEQGASLGRVWLWLSEKLARDAKAAQLAPALLLLLQRRKLNRWALGTLVNGLWLLAMLSALVMMLLLMATRRYGFIWETTILGADVFVTVTRALGALPGLLGFNVPTAEMIRVSNDTSYNSELLRQAWAIWLVGVLLVYGVIPRLLLCAFCAWRWITGRNALQLDLSLPGYSPLRERLMPSSERLGVNDIAPEQLPDVQAGHTDLHANGALIVAIELDDQHPWPPKLPDAIMDAGILDSRESRQKLLEQMTRFPPARLVIACDPRRSPDRGSLALIGELSRSAADTRVWLLQAPPGQALDADRLGDWHTALKQLGLPFATSLPLNWLETGHD
- a CDS encoding dihydrofolate reductase; amino-acid sequence: MKKTLPLSLIAALGENRVIGVDNSMPWHLPADFKYFKATTLGKPIIMGRKTWDSLGRPLPGRLNLVVSRQTDLQLEGAEVFATLEAAVERAQAWAHEQGVSEVMLIGGAQLYTQGLADADRLYLTRVGLSPKGDAWFPEFDQAQWTLVSQEQHAAADDKPAFSFEVWERA
- a CDS encoding L-cystine transporter, whose amino-acid sequence is MNFPLILNLLVFLALLFGLSLTRHTAWSLAKKVLLALVVGVVFGLGLHLIYGAENPTLKTSIGWFDLVGSGYVQLLQMIVIPLVFASILSAVARLHNASSLGKISFLTIGTLLFTTMIAALVGIGLTNLFGLTADGLVAGAAEMSRLQVIQSDYAGKVADLNVPQLLLSFIPQNPFADLARAKPTSIISVVIFAAFLGVAALQLLKDEPEKGSKVLNAIDTLQGWVMRLVRLVMKLTPYGVLALMTKVVATSNLQDIIKLGSFVVVSYIGLALMFMVHALIVSLSGISPLRFFRKVWPVLTFAFTSRSSAASIPLSIEAQTSRLGIPASIASFAASFGATIGQNGCAGLYPAMLAVMVAPTVGINPLDPLWIATLVAIVTLSSAGVAGVGGGATFAALIVLPAMGLPVSLVALLISVEPLIDMGRTALNVSGAMVAGTVTSQIMNQTDKAILAEDDHGDLAHA
- a CDS encoding HAD family hydrolase, which encodes MKLTAKLIAVTLCLGLTGQALATELKHWPADQAKQLEAMIAANANKGNFAVFDMDNTSYRNDLEEALLPYMENKGLITRESLDPSLKLIPFKDTADHKESLFSYYYRLCEVDDMVCYPWVAQVFSGFTLQELKGYVDELMASGKPVPVTYFEGDALKTSEIQPPKVFTGQVELFNKLMENGIEVYVMTAASEELVRMVAADPKYGYNVKPQNVIGVSTLLKDRKTGELTTARKQISAGTYNEKANLGLELTPYLWTPATWMAGKQAAILTYIDQWKKPVLVGGDTPASDGYMLFHGVDVAKGGVHLWINRKDKYMAQLEGMMAKNAAAQAKEGLPVTADKNWVIVKPDQIQ